A window of Fundulus heteroclitus isolate FHET01 chromosome 15, MU-UCD_Fhet_4.1, whole genome shotgun sequence contains these coding sequences:
- the armc2 gene encoding armadillo repeat-containing protein 2 translates to METKHEIRSPLSQRRNSLRKTCAEIVREARQSLRVQSTQRPFTPRDGQRHLFGTNSVRAGHEGRPPSAFSLHAQNFDADSRPGSGTRLSPLSHKPKLPVPCSAEDSFKDFPKAPTGPVEARKGSGRARSRLLKPAPLTSLLPSEACTDGLKERLNPGPEQQQLSAKQLCSPDLATDHRGHLKPGPRKAASKSSKNIQPDLDSGVGPTGRRAEHKTGPGYGGSTTCTDEEDAESLMWNNVLLPLLQELESAAAGSSGGSVDRLCDLCERLRGTLADADMLGRRCKRRSGILRTLFRLVDLDSAQLNLRIAELCLALRVSGNNLLNICKLVFQISRSESNDILFEKTSVIDSLLSVLNNEDVPVSGEALLYCVATLKFLSGNATILGLLLAKNCIGVAQEVIQKLCMVTDSNVTAAGHILVQLTATLRNLADHSDSRAPFVSFGVLPALCLVLHRYREDKDICTNISRIFSKLSSYSECCLTLARTPDCYALILDLLSKHLQKQDLVVRLLFTLGNLTAKSDESRQQLFQCKDCMPTLLRIYNSYQRRNVSLSTASQREAFSSREPAAAAAAAAAADDVLVKLVRVLANMCIHPAVGPSLATNATCIQLLMETLELRSVHESEELLVNAAAAINNLSYYQEENSEIRHNQLTVAKLMLKLLLSSSMDAMLEATRVYGNLSLHKDVRDFLMENKVHKFVVTLLNSKRAEMCFSACGVLTNLTLEPPNRVCLALEGACAKLVDCLRDFGPADWQLAGQACQALWNLIGHGSDKLLHTEERERLLEILAAYSDEEEALKWTQNEDDEEDFHRACWESEFLPVAHKLMKVFHSPETTV, encoded by the exons ATGGAGACGAAGCATGAGATCCGCAGCCCTTTGTCCCAGCGGCGCAACAGTTTGAGGAAAACATGTGCAGAGATAGTCAGAGAAGCCAGGCAATCCCTGCGAGTTCAGTCCACACAGCGACCGTTTACTCCAAGAGACGGACAGAGGCACCTTTTTGGGACAAACTCTGTCCGGGCAGGTCACGAAGGCAGACCTCCATCAGCCTTTAG TCTTCATGCTCAAAACTTTGATGCTGACTCTAGGCCAGGCTCAGGGACTCGCCTCTCACCTCTCAGTCAT AAACCGAAGCTTCCAGTCCCTTGTAGCGCTGAGGATTCATTTAAGGACTTTCCCAAAGCCCCCACTGGGCCGGTAGAAGCGAGGAAAGGGTCGGGACGGGCTCGGTCCCGCCTCCTCAAGCCTGCACCTCTCACATCGTTGCTGCCTTCCGAAGCATGCACAGATG GGCTCAAAGAGAGATTAAATCCAGGCCCAGAGCAACAGCAGCTGTCAGCGAAACAACTTTGCAGTCCAGACCTCGCTACAGATCACAGAGGTCATCTCAAACCCGGCCCACGCAAAGCAGCCAGTAAAAG CAGTAAAAATATCCAGCCCGATCTTGACTCAGGAGTTGGACCCACGGGGCGCAGAGCAGAACACAAAACAG GGCCGGGGTACGGAGGCAGCACCACATGCACAGACGAGGAGGATGCAGAGTCATTGATGTGGAATAATGtgcttcttcctcttcttcaagAGCTGGAGAGTGCGGCTGCAG GCAGCTCCGGGGGCTCGGTGGACCGCCTGTGCGATCTGTGTGAGCGTCTGCGCGGCACCTTGGCGGACGCGGACATGCTCGGTCGACGCTGTAAGAGGAGGTCCGGGATTCTGCGAACTCTGTTCCGCCTTGTTGATCTCGACTCCGCTCAGCTCAACCTGCGCATCGCTGAGCTCTGCCTCGCC CTTCGCGTGAGTGGAAACAACCTGCTCAACATCTGTAAACTCGTCTTCCAGATCAGCCGCAGCGAGAGCAACGACATCCTCTTTGAGAAAACCTCCGTCATCG ATTCCCTGTTGTCGGTGCTGAACAATGAAGACGTGCCCGTATCTGGCGAAGCTCTGCTCTACTGCGTCGCCACTTTAAAGTTTCTCTCTGGGAACGCCACAATCCTCGGGCTCTTGCTGGCCAAGAACTGTATTGGTGTTGCACAGGAAGTCATCCAGAAGCTCTGCATGGTGACAGACAGCAACGTGACTGCAGCAGGGCACATCCTGGTCCAG CTAACGGCAACCCTGAGGAACCTTGCAGATCATTCGGATTCCCGCGCACCATTCGTTTCCTTCGGCGTGCTCCCAGCCCTGTGCCTGGTGTTGCACCGTTACCGCGAAGACAAAGACATCTGCACCAACATCTCCAGAATTTTCAG CAAACTCTCCTCTTACTCCGAGTGCTGTCTCACTTTGGCCCGGACCCCCGACTGCTACGCTCTAATTTTAGATCTGCTGAGCAAACATCTCCAAAAGCAG GACCTTGTTGTGCGTCTTCTCTTCACCCTCGGTAACCTCACGGCCAAAAGCGACGAGTCCCGGCAGCAGCTCTTTCAGTGCAAGGACTGCATGCCCACGCTCCTCCGAATTTACAACAGCTACCAGAGGAGAAATGTGTCGTTAAGTACGGCCTCGCAGAGAGAGGCTTTTTCCTCCAgagaacctgctgctgctgctgctgctgctgctgctgccgacGATGTGCTGGTGAAGCTGGTCAGGGTGCTGGCAAACATGTGCATCCATCCAGCCGTGGGCCCGTCACTGGCTACAAACGCCACATGCATTCAGCTTCTGATGGAGACATTAG AGCTGAGGTCTGTGCACGAGAGCGAGGAGCTGCTGGTGAACGCCGCCGCCGCCATCAACAACCTCTCCTACTACCAAGAAGAAAACTCTGAGATCAGACACAATCAGCTCACCGTTGCAAAGT TGATGTTGAAATTGCTGCTTAGCTCAAGCATGGATGCCATGCTGGAGGCCACCCGTGTCTATGGAAACCTGTCACTGCATAAGGACGTGCGGGACTTTCTTATGGAAAATAAAG TGCACAAGTTTGTGGTGACTCTGCTCAACTCGAAGAGAGCCGAGATGTGTTTTTCCGCCTGCGGGGTCTTGACCAACCTCACTCTAGAGCCTCCCAACCGGGTTTGTCTGGCGCTGGAGGGGGCTTGTGCAAA GTTGGTGGACTGTCTGAGGGATTTCGGGCCGGCTGACTGGCAGTTGGCAGGCCAGGCCTGTCAGGCCTTGTGGAACCTGATTGGTCACGGCTCTGACAAGCTGCTGcacacagaggagagagagcggCTGCTGGAGATCCTGGCAGCGTACTCAG ATGAAGAGGAGGCTCTGAAGTGGACACAAAATGaagatgatgaggaggatttcCACAGAGCATGCTGGGAGTCAGAGTTTTTACCCGTTGCTCACAAACTGATGAAGGTATTCCATTCCCCAGAAACGACAGTTTGA
- the sesn1 gene encoding sestrin-1 isoform X3: MRHAIAPSENVENNSNAVTDLFKICTHCERLTKKDLGIRIPRPLGSGPSRFIPEKEILQVSKVDARTQAIFEDAFAALHRLDNISLVMSFHPQYLESFLRTQHYLLQMDGPLPLHYRHYIGIMATARHQCSYLVNLHVNDFLQVGGNPKWLNGLNEAPQKLQQLGEINKILAHRPWLLTKEHIERLLKAEEHSWSLAELIHAVVLLTHYHSLSSFTFGCGIMPEINCDSGHTFRPPSISQYCVCDIANGNGHANHHDDLLGDQEMCGEVEELMERMKQLQECRDDEEASQEEMATRFEREKTESMLVVTSEDEECVPSREISRHFEDTSYGYQDFSRRGEQVPTFRAQDYSWEDHGFSLVNRLYPDVGQMLDEKFQMAYNLTYNTMATHKDVDTSMLRRAIWNYIHCMFGIRYDDYDYGEINQLLDRSFKIYIKTMVCSPEKTTKRMYESFWRQFQHSEKVHVNLLLMEARMQAELLYALRAITRYMT; the protein is encoded by the exons GATTTGGGCATAAGGATCCCAAGACCCCTAGGAAGCGGACCGAGCAGATTTATCCCCGAAAAAGAG atTCTTCAAGTCAGTAAAGTGGACGCCAGGACGCAGGCGATATTTGAGGATGCATTTGCAGCCCTCCATCGGCTGGACAACATTTCCCTCGTGATGAGCTTCCACCCACAGTACCTGGAGAGCTTCCTCCGGACGCAGCACTACCTGCTGCAGATGGACGGACCCCTGCCTTTGCACTACAGACACTACATCGGCATTATG GCGACCGCGCGCCACCAGTGCTCCTACCTGGTCAACCTGCACGTGAACGACTTCCTCCAGGTCGGGGGGAATCCCAAGTGGCTGAACGGTCTGAACGAGGCGCcgcagaagctgcagcagctcggGGAGATCAACAAAATCCTGGCGCACCGCCCGTGGCTCCTCACCAAGGAGCACATCGAG CGCCTCCTGAAGGCAGAGGAGCACAGCTGGTCCCTGGCGGAGCTCATCCACGCCGTGGTCCTGCTCACCCACTACCACTCCCTCTCGTCCTTCACCTTCGGCTGCGGCATCATGCCAGAGATCAACTGCGACAGCGGACACACGTTCAGGCCCCCCTCCATCAGCCAGTACTGCGTGTGTGACATCGCCAACGGCAACGGCCACGCCAACCACCACGACGATTTGCTGGGCGATCAG GAGATGTGCGGCGAGGTGGAGGAGCTGATGGAGAGGATGAAACAGCTGCAGGAGTGCCGCGACGACGAAGAGGCCAGCCAGGAGGAGATGGCCACTCGCTTCGAGAGGGAGAAGACGGAGAGCATGCTGGTGGTGACGTCGGAGGACGAGGAGTGCGTCCCCTCCAGGGAGATCTCTCGCCACTTCGAGGACACCAGCTACGGCTACCAAGACTTCTCCAGGCGGGGGGAGCAGGTGCCCACCTTCAGAGCGCAG GACTACAGCTGGGAGGACCACGGCTTCTCTCTGGTCAACAGGCTGTATCCTGATGTGGGCCAGATGCTGGACGAGAAGTTTCAGATGGCCTACAACCTCACGTACAACACCATGGCAACGCATAAGGACGTGGACACCAGCATGCTGCGCAGGGCCATCTGGAACTACATCCACTGCATGTTCGGCATCAG GTATGACGACTATGATTACGGGGAGATAAATCAGCTTCTGGACCGTAGCTTTAAGATCTATATCAAGACCATGGTGTGCAGCCCCGAGAAGACCACCAAACGAATGTATGAGAGTTTCTGGAGGCAGTTTCAGCACTCCGAGAAG GTCCACGTTAATCTGCTTCTTATGGAAGCACGGATGCAAGCCGAACTGTTATACGCTCTGAGAGCGATCACCCGCTACATGACatga
- the sesn1 gene encoding sestrin-1 isoform X4, translating into MSFHPQYLESFLRTQHYLLQMDGPLPLHYRHYIGIMATARHQCSYLVNLHVNDFLQVGGNPKWLNGLNEAPQKLQQLGEINKILAHRPWLLTKEHIERLLKAEEHSWSLAELIHAVVLLTHYHSLSSFTFGCGIMPEINCDSGHTFRPPSISQYCVCDIANGNGHANHHDDLLGDQEMCGEVEELMERMKQLQECRDDEEASQEEMATRFEREKTESMLVVTSEDEECVPSREISRHFEDTSYGYQDFSRRGEQVPTFRAQDYSWEDHGFSLVNRLYPDVGQMLDEKFQMAYNLTYNTMATHKDVDTSMLRRAIWNYIHCMFGIRYDDYDYGEINQLLDRSFKIYIKTMVCSPEKTTKRMYESFWRQFQHSEKVHVNLLLMEARMQAELLYALRAITRYMT; encoded by the exons ATGAGCTTCCACCCACAGTACCTGGAGAGCTTCCTCCGGACGCAGCACTACCTGCTGCAGATGGACGGACCCCTGCCTTTGCACTACAGACACTACATCGGCATTATG GCGACCGCGCGCCACCAGTGCTCCTACCTGGTCAACCTGCACGTGAACGACTTCCTCCAGGTCGGGGGGAATCCCAAGTGGCTGAACGGTCTGAACGAGGCGCcgcagaagctgcagcagctcggGGAGATCAACAAAATCCTGGCGCACCGCCCGTGGCTCCTCACCAAGGAGCACATCGAG CGCCTCCTGAAGGCAGAGGAGCACAGCTGGTCCCTGGCGGAGCTCATCCACGCCGTGGTCCTGCTCACCCACTACCACTCCCTCTCGTCCTTCACCTTCGGCTGCGGCATCATGCCAGAGATCAACTGCGACAGCGGACACACGTTCAGGCCCCCCTCCATCAGCCAGTACTGCGTGTGTGACATCGCCAACGGCAACGGCCACGCCAACCACCACGACGATTTGCTGGGCGATCAG GAGATGTGCGGCGAGGTGGAGGAGCTGATGGAGAGGATGAAACAGCTGCAGGAGTGCCGCGACGACGAAGAGGCCAGCCAGGAGGAGATGGCCACTCGCTTCGAGAGGGAGAAGACGGAGAGCATGCTGGTGGTGACGTCGGAGGACGAGGAGTGCGTCCCCTCCAGGGAGATCTCTCGCCACTTCGAGGACACCAGCTACGGCTACCAAGACTTCTCCAGGCGGGGGGAGCAGGTGCCCACCTTCAGAGCGCAG GACTACAGCTGGGAGGACCACGGCTTCTCTCTGGTCAACAGGCTGTATCCTGATGTGGGCCAGATGCTGGACGAGAAGTTTCAGATGGCCTACAACCTCACGTACAACACCATGGCAACGCATAAGGACGTGGACACCAGCATGCTGCGCAGGGCCATCTGGAACTACATCCACTGCATGTTCGGCATCAG GTATGACGACTATGATTACGGGGAGATAAATCAGCTTCTGGACCGTAGCTTTAAGATCTATATCAAGACCATGGTGTGCAGCCCCGAGAAGACCACCAAACGAATGTATGAGAGTTTCTGGAGGCAGTTTCAGCACTCCGAGAAG GTCCACGTTAATCTGCTTCTTATGGAAGCACGGATGCAAGCCGAACTGTTATACGCTCTGAGAGCGATCACCCGCTACATGACatga